A genomic window from Silene latifolia isolate original U9 population chromosome Y, ASM4854445v1, whole genome shotgun sequence includes:
- the LOC141631800 gene encoding uncharacterized protein LOC141631800 codes for MSLKSRRKFGFVDGTIKKPTTQFDSENWEVVHCTLVQWIRNTIDSDILESISYVDDASVLWAELEAQFAVVDGTKIHSLKTQLHNCKTDERYIGQAAIKRLDNERLHQFFMGLDTTLYGNIRSQQFQLEPLPTLNHAYNLVLQEERLRSESVPDVSKVSVFAMCSANSTVDWRALRDKERATRRPLFCSHCETHGHELATCFFKSNRFPDWWGDMPRTLADYRRYMTNGSGSSRDNTATGTADRDKDNTVHANAVMGPTAQSLLTSDRLSGMFNWILDTGASNHVTGFLSCLEDRQTILGMPVCLPSGQQVVATMTGSDRSLRTTIGAGELRDGLYWICAGTRTVAVNSVTQQGTFDLWHRRLGHPSDKVVKIIPPLSGFNRTKDLVCDICHYAKM; via the exons ATGTCCTTGAAATCCCGTCGCAAGTTTGGATTTGTGGATGGTACAATCAAGAAACCCACCACACAATTCGATTCGGAGAACTGGGAAGTTGTCCACTGTACACTTGTGCAATGGATTCGTAACACGATCGATTCCGATATTCTTGAATCCATCTCCTATGTTGATGATGCTTCCGTCCTTTGGGCCGAGTTGGAGGCGCAATTCGCTGTGGTTGATGGCACCAAAATTCACAGCTTGAAAACACAGCTTCATAATTGCAAAACAGACGAAAGGTAT ATTGGTCAAGCAGCTATTAAACGCCTTGACAACGAAAGGCTACACCAATTTTTCATGGGACTTGATACGACTTTATATGGTAATATTCGCTCTCAACAGTTTCAACTCGAGCCCCTTCCTACTTTGAACCATGCTTATAATCTAGTTCTTCAAGAGGAACGTCTCCGTTCCGAGTCCGTTCCTGATGTGTCCAAGGTTAGTGTCTTTGCTATGTGCTCGGCTAATTCCACCGTGGATTGGAGGGCTTTGCGCGATAAAGAACGAGCCACCCGTCGCCCTTTATTTTGTTCCCACTGCGAGACCCATGGACATGAGCTCGCTACCTGTTTCTTCAAGAGCAATCGTTTTCCTGACTGGTGGGGAGATATGCCGCGCACTCTCGCTGATTATCGTCGCTACATGACGAACGGTTCAGGCAGCTCGCGTGATAACACGGCTACAGGCACGGCAGATCGAGACAAGGACAACACTGTTCATGCTAATGCCGTGATGGGTCCAACGGCTCAATCTCTACTTACTTCCGATCGTCTTAGCGGTATGTTTAATTGGATTCTTGACACCGGGGCTTCCAACCATGTAACTGGTTTTTTATCATGTTTGGAAGACCGTCAGACTATACTTGGCATGCCTGTTTGTTTACCCAGTGGACAACAAGTCGTGGCCACCATGACCGGATCG GACCGTTCCTTGAGGACGACGATTGGAGCCGGTGAGTTACGAGATGGACTATATTGGATATGTGCAGGGACAAGGACTGTTGCGGTGAATAGTGTGACGCAACAAGGTACTTTTGATCTCTGGCACCGGCGTCTTGGTCACCCGTCCGATAAAGTAGTCAAGATAATTCCTCCTCTTAGTGGTTTTAATCGAACTAAGGACTTGGTTTGTGATATTTGTCATTATGCAAAaatgtag